In Pseudosulfitobacter pseudonitzschiae, the sequence CCCGTTGAAACCAAGAGGTAAATCCTGCCCCCACCTCTGCATCGGCTAAAATCCGCTCTACATCAAATGACATAAGGAACCGATTTTAAAGGAAAATAGCGGGAACAAGTCTCACTCCATCGTGTTCTTCCCACATCAAGTCACACGATCAGGAGGATCACATGAAACAGTTTCTAGCAACCACCGCAGCCGCAGCCCTGTTGGCAACTTCGGCTTTTGCACAAACCCAGATGCAGTCGCCTTTTGTCGACTCTACAGTTGAAGCAGTCAGCAGCGCACAGACCGTTCGCGCATCCGATTTGATCGGCAAGGCCGTCTATGTCACCCAAGCAGACGTAACGACCCAAGAGATCGATACAGATGCGATCGAATGGGAACGCGTGGGCGACGTGAATGATCTTATCATGAGCCCCGACGGCGAAGTTAACGCCGTTCTGCTGGACATCGGCGGCTTTCTTGGCGTTGGCGAACGCAGCGTTGCGCTAAATATTGACCAACTGAATCTGGTCAGCGGCATGAGCGATCGCGGCGAATATTATGTCGTATTCAAAGGCACAGCAGAGACGCTGGAAAATGCCCCCGAATATGACACATCCGTAATCGGCATGTGGGCCGAAGACAGCGCGGCAACTGACAACGCCGATGCCACGGACAGCACCATGACAACGGACACGGCTGCCACAGACCCCGCCGCGACGGATATGCAGGCTGACACTGAACAGGCAGCCGATGCAGATGCCGCAGCAACCGACAACACCGACACCGCAGCGACTGCCGACATGACGGCCGACAAAGACATGAAAACCGGTGCGGACATGGATGCGTCGGAAAACAATGACACCTTTACCGCCAATCCTCCAACCGTTGCGATGGACGGCTGGGCACAGGTCGAGTTTGATGACCTGACAGCCGAAGACCTGACCGGTGCCGCAGTGTTTGACGCCCAGATGGAAGGCATCGGCGAAGTGGGCGAGCTGTATGTCTCGGAAGACGGCAAGCTGACCGGCGCTCTGCTGGATATCGGTGGCTTCCTCGGTATTGGCGAAGACCATGTCCGTGTGGATATGGCAAGCCTGAACATCCAGCGTGGTAACGACGGCGGCGAAGTTCGCGTCTATGTCGACATGACCGAAGACAGCCTGAAAGCGATGCAAGAAACCAAATAATTCACGCTTTTGACTGAATATTCCGCCCGTCCCTTCGGGGGCGGGCGTTCTCGTGGGCGGGGGTCAGGCCACCAGCTTCGCGGCCTTTTTCAGATCAACTGACACCAACTGGCTGACACCTTGTTCGCCCATCGTCACTCCGAACAACCGGTCCATCCGCGCCATCGTAACCGCATGGTGCGTGATGATCAGAAACCTCGTATCGGTCTGGCGGCACATCTCGTCCAGCAGATCGCAAAAGCGCGTCACGTTCGCATCGTCCAGTGGCGCATCGACCTCGTCCAGCACGCAGATCGGCGCCGGATTGGCCAGAAACACCGCAAAAATCAATGCCATCGCCGTCAGCGTCTGTTCGCCCCCCGACAACAGGCTGAGCGTCGACAGTTTCTTGCCGGGCGGCTGGCACATGATTTCCAGACCGGCCTCAAGCGGGTCATCAGATTCCACCATCACCAGATTGGCCTCGCCGCCGCCAAACAGATGCGTGAACAAAAGCGAAAAGTTGCTGTTCACCTGCTCAAATGCCGTCAGCAACCGTTCGCGCCCCTCGCGGTTCAGACTGGCAATCCCCGCGCGCAGGGTCTTGATTGCCTCTTCCAGATCGGCCTTTTCACTGACCAGCGTATCATGCTCTTCCTGCACCTCGCGTGCGTCTTCCTCGGCCCGCAGGTTCACAGCGCCCAAGGCTTCGCGCTGGCGTTTCAGACGGTTCACATCGGCCTCAAGCACCTCCGAACGGGGCATCTGGCCGGGATCGACATCCAATGCGGTCAGCAACTGGTTGGGCGTTTGCTGTTGTTCTTCGGCGATGCGCTCTGCCGCGGCCTGCACCGTTTCGCGGGCAGCTTCGGCACGGGCCTGCGATGCAGCACGCGCCTCACGTGCCTCCGAGGCAGCGCGCTCTGCCTCGCGCTCGGCCACGGTTGCCTCACGAAGCACGCCTTCGGCCACGCCCAGCGCATCGGTCGCCGCGGCTTTGCGTGCTTCACCCTCGGACATCATCTCGGACAGTTCGGCGCGTTTTCCTGCCAGTTCAGTGGGCAGCGCCTGTGCGGCTTTCAATTCGGCCTCTGACTGCGCCTTGCGCTCAACCAGTTCGGTGCTGCGCTTCTCGGCGGTCTCCAGACGGTGCCGCCAGCCCGAAAGCTCTTTGGTCACCTCTTGCGACCGGCGTGTGCGGGCCTCGCCCTCCCGGCGCAATTCGTCCTGATTGGAACGGCGCGACATCATTGTAATACGCGCCGCCTCGACCGTCATCCGCAGGTCTTCGACAGCGGCGCGGGCTTCGTCCACATCGTCCAACTCGTCCAGCGCCCGTTGCGCCTCAAGCACGCGGGCGCGGGCGGTCATTGCTTCTTCCTCGTGGCGTTTCACCGCCATCGACAGCGATTCCAAACGCCCCTCGGCCAGATTGCGGTCAGCTTCGGCGCGGCTCAGCGCGCGGCCCGCGTCAGCCACCAGACGATCGGCCTCGCGCCGCGCCTCGCGGGCGGCCTTGTCGGCGTTGGACAGCTCCACCAGCCGCGCTGTCAGGGTCTCATGCGCCGATCGCGCCCCTTCGGCCCGCTGGCTGGCATGCTCCAGCCCCTGTTTCAATTCTTCCAGCCGGTTCAACTGTTGCAGCCGCAGTGCCGCCGCAGAAGGTGCATCTTCTGCCCATGCACG encodes:
- a CDS encoding PRC-barrel domain-containing protein, translating into MKQFLATTAAAALLATSAFAQTQMQSPFVDSTVEAVSSAQTVRASDLIGKAVYVTQADVTTQEIDTDAIEWERVGDVNDLIMSPDGEVNAVLLDIGGFLGVGERSVALNIDQLNLVSGMSDRGEYYVVFKGTAETLENAPEYDTSVIGMWAEDSAATDNADATDSTMTTDTAATDPAATDMQADTEQAADADAAATDNTDTAATADMTADKDMKTGADMDASENNDTFTANPPTVAMDGWAQVEFDDLTAEDLTGAAVFDAQMEGIGEVGELYVSEDGKLTGALLDIGGFLGIGEDHVRVDMASLNIQRGNDGGEVRVYVDMTEDSLKAMQETK